The following proteins are co-located in the Calliphora vicina chromosome 2, idCalVici1.1, whole genome shotgun sequence genome:
- the LOC135951026 gene encoding GPN-loop GTPase 2-like has product MLQPAKLKFTNPLYGQLIVGPPGSGKTTYCQNAFKFYQELGRNVGIVNLDPANENMEYTANIDVMELITVEDVMDSMHLGPNGALMYCAEFLEEHLDDWLLPNLRKQSANCNYFFFDCPGQVELYTHHASMSKIFERLEKEGYHLVTINLIDSHYCSEPAKFVSTLLLALNMMLRMGLPHVNVLSKADLLKKHEDKLHFNLDYYTDVLDLKYLLEALDDTLALRKYKKLNAAICSMVEDYALVSFQLLDSRNTQSMLRLRNHIDKANGYIYKAGEEQSVNALMACAVGAESEASRQSKDIEPYV; this is encoded by the coding sequence aTGCTGCAGCCggctaagttaaaatttaccaACCCACTTTATGGTCAACTCATTGTGGGTCCTCCCGGCAGTGGCAAAACTACATATTGCCAAAATGCCTTTAAATTCTATCAAGAATTGGGACGAAATGTGGGCATTGTGAACTTGGATCCAGCAAATGAGAATATGGAATATACTGCCAACATAGATGTCATGGAATTAATAACCGTAGAAGATGTTATGGACAGTATGCACTTGGGTCCCAATGGAGCTCTTATGTATTGTGCAGAATTTTTGGAAGAACATTTAGATGACTGGCTGCTGCCAAATTTGCGCAAACAATCAGCCAATTGCAATTACTTTTTCTTTGACTGTCCCGGCCAGGTGGAATTATACACACATCATGCCTCTATGTCGAAAATATTCGAGAGATTAGAGAAGGAAGGCTATCATTTGGTTACCATCAATCTAATTGATTCCCATTATTGCTCGGAACCGGCTAAATTTGTTTCTACTCTGTTGCTGGCTTTAAATATGATGCTGCGTATGGGTTTACCGCATGTAAATGTCTTGTCTAAGGCAGATTTGCTGAAGAAACATGAAGATAAATTACATTTCAATTTGGATTACTATACAGATGTTTtggatttgaaatatttattggaGGCTTTGGATGACACGCTAGCTCTGAGGAAATATAAGAAACTTAATGCTGCCATTTGTTCTATGGTGGAAGATTATGCTTTGGTGTCTTTTCAATTGCTGGATTCACGAAATACACAAAGTATGCTGCGCTTGCGCAATCATATCGACAAGGCAAATGGTTATAtttataaggcgggtgaggagCAAAGTGTTAATGCTTTAATGGCGTGTGCAGTGGGTGCTGAATCGGAGGCGTCCAGGCAATCAAAAGATATTGAGCCTTATGTGTAA